A single genomic interval of Leptospira semungkisensis harbors:
- a CDS encoding ketoacyl-ACP synthase III, translating into MEKAKNLASNGVRITGIGHYLPERIVKNDEIRARLKYPEMHPAEKAVIGNIGVTERRRANEKETAQFMAAETAQMILKDAGKDAKDVDVFILANWTDRLYLPDLAPQASKLTGTSNALAFDISTACTGFVHGVQIGAAFLSSGKYKSALVIGSERFSIRTRMSGYGEFTAGDAAAGVLLEHTGDKNYGVIDSFLKDNGDLSSLIELGPGPNYHIKSFPELVTNAADLTLSSMDQLMNKHGLSIEDIDWVIPHPGTDVVVQDVLKRTKFPKEKILLNFERVGNTSAASIPIALSEYYYKGIVKKGDLILSPAVGAGFYWGGLLYRL; encoded by the coding sequence ATGGAAAAAGCTAAGAACCTAGCTTCCAACGGTGTTCGGATCACCGGGATCGGGCATTATCTTCCCGAAAGGATCGTAAAAAACGACGAGATCCGCGCCAGACTGAAATACCCCGAAATGCATCCTGCCGAAAAAGCAGTGATAGGCAATATAGGAGTTACGGAAAGAAGAAGAGCGAACGAAAAGGAAACCGCTCAATTCATGGCGGCTGAAACCGCACAAATGATCCTAAAAGATGCAGGCAAAGATGCTAAGGATGTGGATGTATTTATCCTGGCAAACTGGACAGACAGGCTCTATCTTCCGGATCTTGCTCCTCAGGCTTCTAAGTTAACCGGCACATCCAACGCACTTGCATTCGATATTTCTACTGCTTGCACCGGATTCGTTCATGGAGTCCAGATCGGCGCCGCATTTCTTTCCAGTGGTAAGTATAAGTCCGCACTTGTGATCGGTAGCGAAAGATTTTCGATAAGAACTAGGATGAGCGGCTACGGAGAATTCACTGCAGGCGATGCAGCCGCTGGAGTTCTCTTAGAACATACTGGAGATAAGAATTACGGAGTCATAGATTCCTTTTTGAAAGACAATGGAGATCTTTCCTCACTCATCGAATTGGGTCCTGGACCAAATTATCATATTAAGAGTTTTCCGGAATTAGTCACGAACGCTGCGGACCTAACTCTTTCTTCGATGGACCAACTCATGAATAAACATGGATTGAGTATCGAAGATATTGATTGGGTCATTCCTCATCCCGGAACAGATGTAGTCGTCCAAGACGTCTTAAAAAGAACTAAATTCCCGAAAGAAAAGATCCTACTCAACTTTGAGAGAGTAGGAAATACTTCTGCAGCTTCCATTCCTATAGCTCTATCAGAATATTATTATAAAGGAATTGTGAAGAAGGGAGACTTAATTCTGTCTCCTGCGGTCGGAGCGGGATTTTATTGGGGTGGACTTTTATATCGATTATAG
- a CDS encoding protein kinase domain-containing protein — translation MIVTGFELRERLNAESASEVYKAVRKEDSKSVIIKFLPVLDELHPSVVNLRNEYEILALLSEKEFVKPIKFEKLQDGFALFMDYVSGGSLKDYIAKKPLTLTDFFSIAIQLSERLSEIHSRKIIHKDLKPENIIYNKESKQVRIIDFGISTRLNKEETSWSAPNILEGSIHYVSPEQTGRMNRSVDYRSDFYSLGITFYEMLLGKLPFDGDDLLQLVHSHLAKIPVPPKELRPEVPSVLSDIVMKLLAKNAEDRYQTARGLQGDLEKAFSLWKENTDFPAFALAQNDFSPEFKIPQKLYGREEYINTLLEEFKNVAANGRSRMVLIGGYSGVGKSSLVKEINKPLTESKGYFISGKFDQYNRNLPFSAIIQVFSSLVELILTEPPERIEAWKGKIRKALGPNGKVITDVIPELEIIIGKQETVPELGPQENANRFYIVFQNFIKVFASSEHPLAVFLDDMQWADTASLELLKILMEDVTVSYLFIILAYRDNEVDSSHPFQALLDVLEKEGLDPYKIVLQPLALKDVKELLSDSLHTSQEKTNELSEIIHSKTGGNPFFIGELLKQLAKEDSVFFDQETGKPGEGVWKWDIAKIRNTKISDNVVELLINRIRKLPPKIQETLELASCIGSSFDLALLTRIRETDYKTALGAIQEAIQEELIVPVGDNYRLAEALDEKESNKEKLYQAAKTVMYRFQHDRVQQAAYEIIDEDKKKKIRLQLGRFLLENADQKQIEDNIFDIANHLNIGSSYITEAPEKLKLAQLDLIAGKKAKNSTAYKPALNYIAKAREMLFLMPEANQGDDKLWAAHYDICYSIFRELGEIQYLTGVFDDSQKTIDTLLKYAKTPIELGDAYNLLIIEYSALGKFDLALPMIIKALKPLGVDIPDKDHDKVTGAEIEIANAALDGKTVESLLDLPLIQKQEHIMAVNLMTSAIPTVYNYALTLFPVISLKMVNLFLKHGNMSDPYGYSMYAIVLTSGFQQYRKGYEFAELAVKVSEKYKNPSGIAKAANILANYTTPFVKHLKYSEEINHRGIQASLESGEFLHGGYCAMNDAINVVLQSKNLELVKPKIDGLLKFTRKVKNNLAIDTVLASALIISNLRGKTASHIEFSTEEMNEQEYIELCNSHQSPFPVCLFKIMKSRMLLSYGEPEAALKELEEAEGMLGFISGQIAVEEHGYLYSLAMAANYKLSPQDKKAKFLERMKKNQQKLKLLSENSPENFEHKYLLVEAELARLEYKNWKAAKTYEQAIQLASKNEYYNDEALAAELASKFWFSKGSAKIGSQYISEAYQKYGRWGATKKQELLKAKYPEFIREKGRDTLRATRTLGTLSTRTAAATEVYTGQTLDFQSILKSSTAISGEIKLESLLDTLMQISIENVGAEKGVMILRRDGKLFVEAEGSITDDEIRVMQGIPIQESRNIPISVIYYVERTKEDLVLRNAFADEKFNKDPYIRERKTKSVLCSPIIKQGELIGILYLENNLSEAAFTSDRLQTISILSSQAAISIDNALLYANLEGKVAERTKELATANDDLALKNQHITDSITYSLNIQQAILPAPEILGKSLQDYFVIFRPKDIVSGDFYWFSKQEDAIYIAAVDCTGHGVPGALMSMIGNTLLNQIVNEIGITEPGEILALLHQKVRQALKQDTDQTNSRDGMDLCLLKIQDNNLFFAGAKRPIFIGKGGVLTEIKGDRFSIGGKQKEETRKFTTHSIPLQKGIRTSVYLTTDGFMDQPNPERMKIGTKGFLAFLGGIEHLSSAEQKERMESFLLAHQNGEAQRDDITLVGVVLGG, via the coding sequence ATGATCGTAACAGGATTCGAACTGAGAGAAAGGCTAAACGCCGAATCTGCCTCGGAAGTATATAAGGCTGTTCGAAAAGAAGATAGCAAATCCGTCATAATCAAATTCCTTCCTGTTCTGGATGAATTGCATCCTTCCGTAGTGAATCTCAGGAATGAATATGAGATTCTGGCATTGTTATCTGAGAAGGAATTCGTAAAGCCAATCAAGTTCGAGAAACTCCAGGATGGATTCGCTCTATTCATGGACTATGTGTCTGGAGGTTCCTTAAAGGATTATATTGCAAAGAAACCTCTCACTCTTACCGACTTCTTTTCCATCGCAATCCAGCTCTCCGAAAGGCTGAGCGAGATCCATTCGCGCAAGATCATCCATAAAGACTTAAAGCCTGAAAACATTATCTATAATAAAGAAAGCAAACAGGTCAGGATCATAGACTTCGGGATCTCTACTCGACTCAATAAAGAAGAAACTTCTTGGTCTGCTCCGAATATATTAGAAGGTTCCATTCATTATGTTTCTCCGGAACAAACCGGAAGAATGAATCGATCCGTAGATTATAGAAGCGATTTCTATTCTCTAGGTATCACTTTCTACGAAATGCTTTTAGGCAAATTGCCATTTGATGGAGATGATTTACTCCAACTAGTTCACTCTCATTTGGCCAAGATCCCGGTCCCTCCTAAAGAACTTCGTCCGGAAGTCCCTTCTGTACTTTCAGATATCGTAATGAAGCTTCTGGCAAAGAATGCGGAAGATAGATACCAAACTGCAAGAGGCTTGCAAGGTGACTTAGAAAAAGCGTTCTCCTTATGGAAGGAGAATACCGATTTTCCTGCTTTTGCCTTGGCACAAAATGATTTCTCTCCTGAATTCAAGATCCCTCAAAAACTCTACGGAAGAGAAGAGTATATCAATACTCTCTTAGAAGAATTCAAGAATGTTGCGGCTAACGGTCGCTCCAGAATGGTATTGATCGGGGGATATTCCGGAGTAGGTAAATCTTCTCTCGTAAAAGAGATCAACAAGCCTCTTACCGAATCTAAGGGCTATTTTATTTCCGGAAAATTCGATCAGTACAATCGCAACCTTCCCTTCTCCGCAATTATACAAGTGTTCTCAAGCCTAGTCGAATTGATTCTAACCGAACCTCCAGAAAGGATCGAGGCTTGGAAAGGAAAGATACGCAAGGCTCTCGGCCCTAATGGAAAAGTAATCACGGATGTGATCCCAGAATTAGAGATCATTATCGGAAAACAAGAAACAGTTCCGGAATTAGGCCCTCAAGAGAACGCAAACCGTTTTTATATCGTATTCCAGAACTTCATTAAGGTTTTTGCAAGTTCAGAGCATCCTCTTGCAGTTTTCTTGGACGATATGCAATGGGCAGACACTGCTTCTCTCGAACTTTTAAAGATCTTAATGGAAGACGTAACCGTAAGTTACCTTTTCATAATCCTGGCATATCGGGACAACGAAGTGGATTCTTCTCACCCATTCCAAGCTCTTTTAGATGTTTTGGAAAAAGAAGGTTTGGATCCTTACAAGATTGTGCTTCAACCTCTCGCTCTAAAGGACGTCAAAGAGCTATTATCCGATAGTCTTCACACTTCCCAAGAAAAGACCAATGAACTTTCAGAAATCATTCATTCCAAAACCGGAGGGAATCCTTTCTTTATCGGAGAGTTATTAAAACAGCTCGCAAAAGAAGATTCCGTCTTCTTTGACCAGGAAACCGGAAAACCGGGCGAAGGCGTATGGAAATGGGATATCGCTAAGATCAGGAATACAAAGATTTCGGATAACGTAGTCGAACTACTGATCAATCGGATCCGAAAGCTTCCCCCTAAGATACAAGAAACATTAGAGCTCGCCTCCTGTATCGGAAGTTCCTTTGACCTCGCTCTTCTTACCAGGATCAGAGAGACAGATTATAAAACTGCTTTAGGAGCTATACAAGAAGCAATTCAAGAAGAATTAATCGTACCAGTTGGGGACAACTATCGTCTGGCAGAAGCCTTGGACGAAAAGGAATCCAATAAGGAAAAGCTGTACCAAGCTGCCAAGACTGTCATGTACAGATTCCAACACGACAGAGTACAGCAGGCCGCATACGAGATCATAGACGAAGATAAGAAGAAGAAAATCCGTCTTCAACTCGGAAGATTCCTCTTAGAAAATGCGGACCAAAAACAGATCGAAGACAATATTTTCGATATAGCGAATCACTTAAACATAGGCTCTTCGTACATCACTGAGGCTCCTGAAAAACTCAAACTGGCTCAGTTGGATCTGATCGCAGGAAAGAAGGCAAAGAATTCTACCGCATACAAACCTGCATTGAACTATATCGCAAAGGCAAGAGAGATGCTGTTTCTCATGCCGGAAGCGAATCAGGGAGATGACAAACTCTGGGCGGCCCATTACGATATTTGCTATTCCATATTTAGAGAACTAGGCGAGATCCAATATCTCACCGGTGTCTTTGATGATTCTCAAAAGACAATAGACACTCTCCTAAAATATGCAAAGACACCGATCGAACTTGGAGATGCTTATAATCTTCTCATTATAGAATACTCCGCTCTTGGAAAATTCGATTTGGCACTTCCTATGATCATCAAGGCATTAAAACCTTTGGGCGTCGATATTCCCGACAAGGATCATGATAAGGTGACCGGTGCGGAGATAGAGATCGCAAACGCGGCATTGGATGGCAAGACTGTAGAGTCCTTATTGGATCTTCCTCTGATCCAAAAGCAGGAACATATTATGGCAGTGAACCTGATGACGAGTGCCATTCCTACAGTTTATAATTATGCTCTTACTTTATTCCCTGTTATTTCATTGAAGATGGTAAACCTCTTCTTGAAACACGGGAACATGTCCGATCCGTACGGATATTCCATGTATGCAATCGTACTTACCTCAGGATTTCAACAGTATAGAAAGGGTTACGAGTTTGCGGAGTTAGCCGTCAAAGTTAGCGAGAAATACAAGAATCCGAGTGGAATAGCGAAAGCCGCGAATATTCTGGCCAATTACACCACTCCATTCGTGAAACACCTGAAGTATTCCGAAGAGATCAATCATAGAGGAATACAAGCCAGTTTAGAATCCGGAGAGTTCCTACACGGTGGATATTGCGCGATGAACGACGCAATCAACGTAGTTCTCCAATCCAAAAACCTAGAATTAGTAAAACCTAAAATAGATGGCCTTTTAAAATTCACTAGAAAAGTGAAAAACAACCTAGCGATCGATACCGTCCTTGCTTCCGCACTCATCATTTCCAACTTAAGAGGCAAGACTGCTTCTCATATAGAATTTTCGACGGAGGAAATGAACGAGCAGGAATATATTGAGCTCTGCAATTCTCACCAGAGTCCGTTTCCGGTTTGTTTGTTCAAGATCATGAAGAGTAGAATGCTTCTCTCTTATGGAGAACCGGAAGCCGCTCTTAAGGAATTAGAAGAAGCTGAGGGAATGCTTGGATTTATCTCAGGACAGATCGCGGTAGAAGAACATGGTTATCTCTATTCTCTCGCGATGGCTGCGAACTATAAACTTTCTCCTCAAGATAAGAAAGCAAAGTTCCTGGAAAGAATGAAGAAGAATCAGCAGAAACTAAAACTTCTTTCCGAGAATTCTCCTGAGAATTTCGAACATAAATATCTCTTAGTCGAAGCAGAGCTCGCAAGATTGGAATACAAGAACTGGAAGGCAGCTAAGACTTACGAGCAAGCAATCCAACTCGCGAGTAAAAACGAATATTATAACGATGAGGCACTTGCCGCGGAACTCGCATCCAAGTTCTGGTTCTCAAAAGGAAGCGCGAAGATTGGCTCTCAATATATCAGTGAAGCCTATCAAAAGTACGGAAGATGGGGAGCCACCAAGAAACAAGAACTATTAAAGGCCAAATACCCCGAATTCATTCGAGAAAAAGGAAGAGATACTCTTCGCGCGACTCGCACTTTAGGAACCCTGAGCACCCGCACTGCCGCCGCAACGGAAGTGTATACAGGACAAACTCTCGACTTCCAATCGATTCTGAAAAGTTCCACAGCGATTTCCGGAGAGATCAAACTCGAGTCCTTGTTGGATACATTAATGCAGATCTCGATCGAGAATGTGGGAGCCGAAAAAGGAGTCATGATCTTAAGAAGAGACGGCAAACTCTTCGTAGAGGCAGAAGGTAGCATAACGGATGACGAGATCCGTGTCATGCAAGGGATCCCTATCCAAGAAAGTAGGAATATTCCTATCAGCGTCATCTACTATGTAGAAAGGACCAAAGAAGATTTAGTACTCAGAAACGCATTTGCTGATGAGAAGTTTAACAAGGATCCATATATCCGAGAGAGAAAAACAAAATCAGTCCTATGTTCTCCTATTATCAAACAGGGAGAGCTGATCGGTATATTATATTTAGAGAATAATCTCTCCGAGGCTGCATTCACTTCGGATCGTTTACAGACGATCTCGATACTTTCTTCGCAGGCTGCTATCTCCATTGATAACGCATTGCTCTATGCGAACTTGGAAGGCAAGGTAGCTGAAAGAACAAAAGAATTGGCGACTGCTAATGATGATCTCGCCTTAAAGAATCAGCATATCACTGACAGTATTACATATTCTTTGAATATTCAACAGGCGATCCTTCCTGCTCCGGAAATCTTAGGAAAGTCCCTGCAGGATTATTTCGTAATATTCCGACCGAAGGACATTGTATCCGGAGACTTCTATTGGTTCTCCAAGCAGGAAGATGCCATATATATTGCTGCAGTAGACTGCACCGGTCATGGAGTTCCAGGAGCGCTTATGTCCATGATCGGGAATACTCTTCTGAACCAGATCGTAAACGAGATAGGTATCACTGAGCCGGGAGAGATCTTGGCCCTTCTTCACCAGAAGGTAAGACAGGCCTTGAAACAGGATACCGATCAAACCAATTCCAGGGACGGAATGGACCTCTGCCTATTAAAGATACAGGACAATAATTTATTCTTTGCCGGAGCGAAACGCCCTATTTTTATAGGAAAAGGCGGAGTCTTGACCGAAATTAAAGGAGATAGGTTCTCGATAGGCGGCAAGCAAAAAGAAGAGACGCGAAAATTTACGACACACTCCATTCCTCTACAAAAAGGAATTCGAACGAGTGTCTACCTAACCACGGATGGTTTCATGGATCAACCGAATCCTGAACGTATGAAGATCGGTACCAAAGGGTTTCTCGCATTTTTGGGTGGAATAGAACACCTCTCCAGTGCGGAACAAAAAGAGAGAATGGAATCCTTCCTGCTAGCTCATCAAAACGGAGAAGCGCAGCGGGACGACATAACACTTGTCGGTGTGGTTTTGGGTGGTTAA
- a CDS encoding SiaB family protein kinase gives MMENEVVNLFKTYQETSEYNLLVSFKGRLSQEVLTELGSMIRTSLSTESKIKKIFAVFIELAQNMLHYSAERKINEEQKDAGVGILVVRENSVGYHVASGNLVLNEKIEFLTERIQKINSMNKDELKSFYQQQLRSERPEDSKGAGVGLIDIARKSDGPLVFHFDSLDGKQSFFTISAFFTKEN, from the coding sequence ATGATGGAAAATGAAGTCGTTAATCTGTTTAAGACTTATCAGGAAACCAGCGAATATAATTTGCTAGTATCCTTCAAGGGCAGGCTGTCCCAGGAAGTTTTGACCGAATTGGGTTCTATGATCCGTACTTCTCTCAGCACGGAATCCAAAATTAAGAAAATTTTTGCCGTATTTATAGAACTCGCTCAGAACATGCTTCACTATTCTGCGGAGCGCAAGATCAACGAAGAGCAAAAGGATGCTGGAGTCGGTATCCTCGTAGTCAGGGAAAATTCTGTTGGCTACCATGTTGCTTCGGGAAATTTGGTATTGAACGAGAAGATCGAGTTTCTCACGGAAAGGATCCAGAAAATCAACTCCATGAATAAGGACGAATTAAAGTCTTTTTATCAGCAGCAACTCAGGTCAGAGAGACCAGAGGATAGCAAGGGAGCCGGAGTAGGATTGATCGATATTGCGAGAAAGTCGGATGGACCTCTAGTATTTCATTTTGATTCGTTGGATGGAAAACAATCCTTCTTCACAATCTCCGCATTTTTTACGAAGGAAAACTAA
- a CDS encoding DUF1987 domain-containing protein has translation MESLHIQQTKTSPEVILDSSKGVAEIIGESYPENAMAFYKPVFDWLSAIQASSKQIQFRFQMDYFNTSSSKVIMDILDHLQKYHDKGGKVEVEWLFKEDDEDMQETGEEFSSDLSLPFKMKSYK, from the coding sequence ATGGAATCCTTGCATATACAACAAACTAAAACTTCACCGGAAGTCATCTTAGATTCATCCAAAGGCGTCGCGGAGATCATCGGAGAATCCTATCCCGAGAACGCGATGGCATTCTATAAACCTGTCTTTGATTGGTTGTCCGCTATCCAAGCTTCTAGCAAGCAGATACAGTTCCGTTTTCAAATGGATTATTTCAATACCAGTTCCTCCAAAGTGATCATGGATATTTTGGATCATCTTCAAAAATATCATGATAAGGGCGGAAAGGTCGAAGTCGAATGGCTGTTTAAGGAAGACGACGAGGATATGCAGGAGACGGGAGAAGAATTCTCTTCTGATCTTAGCCTTCCGTTCAAAATGAAATCTTATAAATAG
- a CDS encoding adenylate/guanylate cyclase domain-containing protein has translation MEKNESTKESNTFFEQEFKLLSDAQSFLDNSGNGGDPKDKLKTLVDSYESLLKQSSKIMKIGDSTQHRLLKTQEELTNSNIMLEAAYMDLKLVTEVGRIITSSLEPKVIIQSVYQNTKSMVPMDVLAFGIYDEEKKEIKYKFCVIDGRYTPAPSVDSLEADNPSSYCIKHGHELISQDVEKDFPQYLDEIRKHFGENTKSALYFPLKVEERFIGVLTVHSYSKNAFQPNQLNILRTLANYVAIGVDNADAYRTLSKRNKELKDSLEKIEELNKNIEEERQKSENLLLNILPRSIADRLKGGEGVIADYFPSSTVLFADIVGFSKLTTKIKTPTRLVEILNRIFTEFDVIADKYKLEKIKTIGDCYMLAGGIPVITEDHADKAAQAALDMIRRLDELKPELEFEFNVRIGLHTGEVVAGVIGKNKFVYDLWGDSVNTASRMESHGSTGRIHVSEAVYLSLKDKYSFEDRSIIEVKGKGPMHTYFLLGKK, from the coding sequence GTGGAAAAGAACGAGTCTACAAAAGAATCTAATACTTTCTTCGAGCAGGAATTTAAACTTCTCTCGGACGCGCAATCTTTCCTAGATAATTCCGGCAACGGAGGAGATCCCAAGGATAAACTTAAGACCTTGGTGGATTCCTACGAGTCTCTATTAAAACAGTCTTCTAAGATCATGAAGATCGGAGACTCTACTCAACATAGACTTCTCAAAACCCAAGAAGAATTAACAAATTCTAATATAATGCTCGAGGCCGCCTATATGGACCTCAAGCTTGTTACCGAGGTGGGAAGGATCATCACCTCTTCTCTTGAGCCAAAGGTAATCATCCAGTCCGTTTATCAGAACACCAAGTCCATGGTCCCTATGGACGTTCTTGCATTCGGGATCTATGACGAAGAAAAGAAAGAGATCAAATATAAGTTTTGCGTAATAGATGGAAGATACACTCCTGCTCCTTCAGTAGATTCTCTTGAGGCAGACAACCCTTCTTCTTATTGTATCAAGCACGGACATGAATTGATCAGCCAGGATGTAGAAAAGGATTTTCCTCAATATCTGGATGAGATCCGAAAACATTTCGGAGAGAATACCAAGTCGGCATTGTATTTCCCTTTAAAAGTAGAAGAGCGCTTTATCGGTGTGCTCACAGTTCACAGCTACTCTAAAAACGCATTTCAACCCAATCAGTTGAATATTCTTAGAACTCTCGCGAACTATGTTGCGATCGGAGTGGATAATGCGGATGCGTATCGCACTCTTTCTAAGAGAAACAAGGAATTAAAGGATTCTCTCGAAAAGATCGAAGAGCTGAACAAGAACATAGAAGAAGAAAGACAGAAGTCCGAAAACCTTTTGTTGAACATTCTACCAAGAAGCATTGCTGACAGATTGAAAGGAGGAGAAGGAGTCATTGCGGATTACTTCCCTTCTTCTACCGTTTTGTTCGCGGATATAGTCGGCTTCTCCAAACTTACTACCAAGATCAAGACACCTACAAGATTGGTAGAGATCTTAAACCGCATTTTTACTGAGTTCGATGTCATCGCTGACAAGTACAAACTCGAAAAGATCAAAACGATCGGAGACTGTTATATGTTAGCGGGAGGGATCCCGGTTATAACAGAAGATCATGCCGACAAAGCGGCTCAGGCTGCTTTAGATATGATCCGTCGCTTGGACGAATTGAAACCGGAGCTTGAGTTTGAATTCAACGTTAGGATAGGATTACATACTGGAGAAGTTGTCGCAGGAGTGATCGGAAAAAACAAATTCGTGTACGATCTCTGGGGCGATTCAGTAAACACAGCTTCTCGTATGGAATCTCACGGTTCTACAGGAAGGATTCATGTTTCAGAAGCCGTTTATCTTTCCTTGAAAGATAAATATTCTTTCGAAGACAGAAGTATCATCGAGGTAAAAGGAAAAGGCCCGATGCATACATATTTCCTTTTGGGCAAAAAATAA
- a CDS encoding VOC family protein, giving the protein MRPFKILGVQQIAVGGEDKQKLKKFWVDILGLENVGTYRSEKENVDEDILRMGKGAYAVEVDIMEPVDATKSPKVHDPKLNHIGLWVDDIHKAVEWLSAQGVRFTPGGIRKGAGGHDVTFIHPKGNEEFPLSAEGVLVELVQAPKEVIDALG; this is encoded by the coding sequence ATGAGACCGTTTAAGATCCTAGGAGTCCAACAGATTGCGGTAGGCGGAGAAGATAAGCAGAAGCTTAAGAAATTTTGGGTGGATATTCTCGGCCTGGAGAACGTAGGAACGTATCGCAGTGAAAAAGAGAATGTGGACGAGGACATTCTTAGAATGGGAAAAGGCGCTTACGCGGTCGAAGTGGATATCATGGAACCAGTCGATGCGACCAAGAGCCCAAAAGTTCATGATCCCAAATTGAATCATATCGGTCTATGGGTGGATGATATCCACAAAGCTGTGGAATGGTTGAGTGCTCAAGGAGTTCGTTTTACTCCTGGTGGGATCCGCAAAGGAGCCGGCGGTCATGATGTGACCTTCATTCATCCAAAAGGAAACGAAGAATTTCCTCTTTCTGCAGAAGGCGTTTTAGTAGAGTTAGTCCAAGCTCCGAAAGAAGTAATCGACGCGTTAGGTTGA
- a CDS encoding endonuclease/exonuclease/phosphatase family protein yields the protein MKLLKRILIVLLSILVLLLLIVYFTTFHPSELQEASVNCESNAPILDGGKQIKLLSWNVQYFAGKNRVFWYDVPDESGPDTAPSREEVENTLKKVANVILEQNPDFVLFQEVDDGAKKTYSEDQSERILPLLSDLYPCRTEAFYWKAGFVPHPKILGSVGMKLTIFSKYKIVSALRHQLPTPPADPITQQLQLKRAVLQADIATHDGKTVTLLNTHLDAFSMGTDTMHRQVRFIENLLETLDAKKMPWILAGDFNLLPPGFSRGQLHPNGAFFYSDEEEISPIFQKWNSTVSLEELNGPNKEKFFTHVPNDPQIAKPDRTIDYIFYSKGLAKKEYKVLQEGEAADASDHLPLEATFSQEE from the coding sequence TTGAAATTATTAAAAAGAATACTCATCGTCTTACTTTCCATTCTGGTCCTTCTACTCTTAATCGTATATTTCACTACATTTCATCCTTCTGAATTGCAGGAGGCTTCCGTAAACTGTGAGTCCAACGCTCCTATCCTGGACGGAGGAAAACAGATCAAATTACTTTCTTGGAATGTGCAATATTTTGCCGGAAAGAACAGAGTGTTTTGGTATGATGTCCCGGATGAGAGTGGTCCGGACACTGCACCTTCTAGAGAAGAAGTCGAAAACACTCTGAAGAAAGTGGCAAATGTAATCCTGGAGCAAAATCCGGATTTCGTTCTATTCCAAGAAGTGGATGACGGAGCCAAGAAAACGTATAGCGAGGATCAGTCTGAGAGAATACTTCCTCTTCTTTCCGATCTGTATCCTTGCAGAACCGAAGCTTTTTATTGGAAAGCAGGCTTCGTTCCTCATCCTAAGATCCTAGGATCTGTGGGAATGAAACTGACAATATTCAGTAAATATAAAATAGTTTCAGCGCTTAGACACCAGCTCCCCACGCCTCCTGCGGATCCGATTACCCAACAATTGCAATTGAAACGTGCAGTCTTACAGGCAGATATCGCGACTCACGATGGAAAGACAGTCACACTGCTGAACACTCATCTGGACGCATTTTCTATGGGAACGGATACGATGCACAGACAGGTGAGATTCATTGAAAATCTATTAGAAACTTTGGACGCAAAGAAGATGCCTTGGATCTTGGCCGGGGATTTTAATCTTCTTCCTCCCGGATTTTCCAGAGGTCAACTGCATCCAAACGGAGCCTTTTTCTATAGCGACGAAGAGGAGATCTCTCCGATCTTTCAAAAATGGAATTCTACTGTGAGCCTCGAGGAATTGAACGGTCCGAACAAAGAGAAATTCTTCACTCATGTTCCGAACGATCCTCAGATAGCAAAGCCTGACCGCACTATCGATTATATATTCTATTCTAAAGGACTTGCTAAGAAAGAATATAAGGTCCTGCAAGAAGGGGAAGCCGCAGACGCGAGCGATCATCTTCCTTTAGAAGCTACATTCTCCCAGGAAGAATAA